A single genomic interval of Oryctolagus cuniculus chromosome 19, mOryCun1.1, whole genome shotgun sequence harbors:
- the CLDN3 gene encoding claudin-3 — protein sequence MSMGLEITGTSLAVLGWLGSIVCCALPMWRVSAFIGSSIITAQIIWEGLWMNCVVQSTGQMQCKVYDSLLALPQDLQAARALIVVAILLAAFGLFVALVGAQCTNCVQDETAKAKITIVAGVLFLLAALLTLVPVSWSANTIIQDFYNPLVPEAQKREMGAGLYVGWAASALQLLGGALLCCSCPPRDKYATTKIAYSAPRSAGPGTTAGTAYDRKDYV from the coding sequence ATGTCTATGGGCCTGGAGATCACCGGCACGTCGCTGGCCGTGCTGGGCTGGCTGGGCTCCATCGTGTGCTGCGCGCTGCCCATGTGGCGCGTGTCCGCCTTCATCGGCAGCAGCATCATCACGGCTCAGATCATCTGGGAGGGGCTGTGGATGAACTGTGTGGTGCAGAGCACGGGGCAGATGCAGTGCAAGGTGTACGACTCGCTGCTGGCGCTGCCGCAGGACCTGCAGGCGGCCCGCGCCCTCATCGTCGTGGCCATCCTGCTGGCCGCCTTCGGGCTCTTCGTGGCGCTCGTGGGTGCCCAGTGCACCAACTGCGTGCAGGACGAAACAGCCAAGGCCAAGATCACCATCGTGGCGGGCGTGCTCTTCCTGCTGGCCGCGCTGCTCACCCTCGTGCCAGTGTCCTGGTCGGCCAACACCATCATCCAGGACTTCTACAACCCGCTGGTGCCCGAGGCGCAGAAGCGCGAGATGGGCGCCGGCCTGTACGTGGGCTGGGCCGCCTCGGCGCTGCAGCTGCTGGGGGGCGCGCTGCTCTGCTGCTCCTGCCCGCCGCGCGACAAGTACGCGACCACCAAGATCGCCTACTCGGCGCCGCGCTCCGCCGGGCCCGGCACGACCGCGGGCACCGCCTACGACCGCAAGGACTACGTCTGA